The Argentina anserina chromosome 3, drPotAnse1.1, whole genome shotgun sequence genome includes a region encoding these proteins:
- the LOC126789413 gene encoding uncharacterized protein LOC126789413, whose amino-acid sequence MSPSTTHNFLFTLFLIFFITAASAFWPESNFPPNFHSLYTHHCNDVVPNSHAPNSELAIDNGYFTGGDSLFGQTPNTTALNFQRKVYFQAKYDGPILRGYLILANESAPGTTGLFSLNGHYSDSVSKLCMVGGGSVGVVLKLKYPKNSSIFDSLVTGTLEFVSGENDTDVSSLGLISILGLSQKSGYQPTFIDSLVGSDRGESLGMDSLSLEQLGGSIQSVCKLIGGFRVENYELEYESGYGNLVGGDVGYVSTMLVSETWCEDGKMQMLLRFLNSSVSEGYSFPLEPRTTLIAEGEWVDKENRMLVVACRILNFTESLTNAVVGDCSTRLDFTFPARLSLRNRARIVGHIWSNRTVGDIGFHTLSEQSTGVVVFMYEFTEYDTVKKLCDVKTRGGKGKKYPDEHSAEMNLHMVVRNGTGQTGGAHLFPLFVDGDQSSVVNMSYELIFRFTDGFNFFDKGSSDSTRVSAEGSTRVSAEGIYNRDNGYLCMIACRHAFSKDQELMENDILARLCYQY is encoded by the coding sequence ATGTCTCCTTCAACGACTCATAATTTCCTCTTCACTCTAttcctcatcttcttcatcactgCGGCCTCAGCCTTTTGGCCCGAATCAAATTTCCCCCCCAATTTTCACTCCTTGTACACCCACCACTGCAACGACGTCGTTCCCAACTCCCACGCTCCCAACTCGGAACTTGCCATCGACAATGGATACTTCACCGGCGGCGACAGTCTATTCGGCCAAACCCCAAACACAACCGCCTTGAATTTCCAGAGAAAAGTCTACTTCCAAGCCAAATACGACGGCCCAATCCTCAGAGGCTACTTAATTCTCGCAAACGAATCCGCTCCGGGGACAACAGGACTGTTTTCTCTCAACGGGCACTATTCAGATTCCGTTAGCAAGCTTTGTATGGTTGGAGGCGGGTCTGTAGGTGTTGTTCTGAAGCTTAAATATCCCAAAAACTCGAGCATATTCGATAGTTTAGTGACGGGGACTCTAGAGTTCGTGTCTGGTGAGAATGATACTGATGTGAGCTCTTTGGGACTTATCTCAATATTGGGGTTATCTCAGAAGTCTGGTTATCAGCCCACATTCATCGACTCCTTGGTGGGTTCTGATAGAGGGGAGAGTTTGGGTATGGATAGCTTATCTCTGGAACAACTGGGTGGTTCGATACAGAGTGTATGCAAACTTATTGGTGGTTTTAGAGTTGAAAATTATGAATTGGAGTATGAGAGTGGTTACGGAAATCTTGTTGGGGGAGATGTTGGATATGTATCAACAATGTTGGTTTCTGAGACTTGGTGTGAAGATGGGAAGATGCAGATGTTGCTGAGGTTCCTCAACTCGAGCGTTAGTGAAGGGTATAGCTTCCCCTTGGAACCTAGAACAACTTTGATCGCTGAAGGGGAATGGGTTGACAAGGAGAATCGTATGTTAGTTGTTGCGTGCCGGATTTTGAACTTTACAGAGTCATTAACTAATGCTGTTGTGGGAGATTGTTCGACTAGACTCGACTTTACTTTTCCTGCAAGGTTGTCTCTAAGGAATAGGGCTAGAATTGTTGGGCATATCTGGAGCAATAGAACGGTGGGTGATATTGGATTTCACACACTATCCGAACAGTCAACGGGCGTGGTAGTTTTCATGTATGAATTCACTGAGTATGACACAGTGAAGAAATTGTGTGATGTGAAAACTAGGGgaggaaagggaaagaaatACCCTGATGAGCATTCAGCAGAAATGAACCTTCATATGGTAGTGAGAAATGGTACGGGGCAGACTGGAGGCGCTCATTTATTCCCATTGTTTGTGGATGGTGACCAAAGTAGTGTGGTGAATATGAGCTATGAGTTAATCTTCAGATTCACTGATGGATTCAATTTCTTTGACAAGGGTTCCTCGGATTCTACAAGAGTATCAGCTGAAGGTTCTACAAGAGTATCAGCTGAAGGAATATACAATAGAGATAACGGTTATCTTTGCATGATAGCATGTAGGCATGCATTTTCAAAAGATCAAGAACTGATGGAAAACGATATACTAGCTAGACTGTGCTATCAATATTAG
- the LOC126786180 gene encoding E3 ubiquitin-protein ligase RSL1-like — protein MKSNVIFIDDEGDLEKAPSPTKVGNFIDLSADTLNYYDSDSDEEVRVLRFKPSNIHFGKRKRTKTLNEGSCSNSKPPSFACEICLETKSAHESFSVKNCSHVYCTDCIVKYVDSKLQGNIAIIECPAPDCEGSLDPEHCHLILKPEVFEKWGMRLCEELFIGSQKRYCPFKDCSAMLIDDGQEVVRESECPNCKRLFCVQCKVPWHAKVTCAEFKRLKKDDDAEKGDIMMEKLAYKKHWRKCPWCGIYVERIGGCTSIPCRCGTYFSFHCGRWGCTSCGNHRRRNGRSMGYYVFLEEYRRIHQDEPYTIANLAYEKWRSMSRSEKKPYENPEMEPTVILRKPR, from the exons ATGAAGTCCAACGTGATATTCATAGATGACGAAGGAGACCTGGAAAAAGCTCCTAGTCCCACTAAAGTAGGTAACTTCATTGATCTCTCTGCCGACACCCTAAACTATTACGATAGTGATAGTGATGAAGAGGTTAGGGTTCTTAGGTTTAAACCCTCCAATATCCATTTCGGGAAAAGGAAGCGAACTAAAACCTTAAACGAGGGATCTTGCTCCAATTCCAAACCCCCATCTTTTGCATGTGAAATTTGTTTAGAGACCAAGTCGGCTCACGAGTCTTTTAGTGTCAAAAACTGCAGCCATGTTTATTGTACTGATTGCATAGTGAAATATGTGGACTCCAAGCTCCAAGGAAATATAGCAATCATTGAGTGCCCTGCACCCGATTGTGAAGGGTCCCTGGATCCCGAACACTGCCATTTGATTTTGAAACCTGAGGTGTTTGAAAAATGGGGAATGAGGCTTTGCGAGGAATTGTTTATTGGGTCTCAGAAACGTTACTGCCCCTTTAAGGACTGCTCCGCAATGTTGATTGACGATGGGCAAGAGGTAGTGAGGGAATCGGAGTGCCCTAATTGTAAAAGATTGTTCTGTGTGCAGTGTAAGGTTCCTTGGCACGCCAAGGTTACTTGTGCCGAGTTCAAGAGGTTGAAGAAGGATGATGATGCTGAAAAGGGGGATATCATGATGGAGAAACTTGCTTACAAGAAGCACTGGAGAAAGTGCCCATGGTGTGGGATCTATGTGGAAAGAATAGGTGGCTGCACATCAATACCATGCAG GTGCGGAACTTATTTTAGCTTCCATTGTGGACGGTGGGGTTGTACTTCTTGTGGAAATCACAGAAGGAGAAATGGTCGAAGTATGGGCTACTACGTATTCTTGGAGGAGTATAGAAGGATTCACCAGGATGAACCCTATACTATTGCTAACCTTGCTTATGAGAAATGGAGATCCATGTCTCGTTCTGAAAAGAAACCCTATGAGAACCCAGAGATGGAACCGACTGTAATTCTGAGGAAGCCAAGATGA
- the LOC126785986 gene encoding inositol monophosphatase 3 yields the protein MRLYICPSWASASYVVRESSLAAKLVPLKTPHSSLCFSHSPKTMADNDSLAQFLASAVDAAKKAGQLIRKGFYEIKHVEHKGQVDLVTETDKACEDLIFTHLKQLYPTHKFIGEETTAACGVTELTDDPTWIVDPLDGTTNFVHGFPFVCVSIGLTIGKIPTIGVVYNPIIDELFTGIHGGGAFLNEKPIKASSQSELVKSLLATEAGTKRDSLTVDATTGRLNSLLYKVRSLRMTGSCALNLCGIACGRLDLFYELGFGGPWDVAGGAVIVTEAGGSVFDPSGKDFDITSQRVAASNPLLKDAFVKALQE from the exons ATGCGCCTATATATCTGTCCGAGTTGGGCCTCTGCTTCCTATGTGGTACGTGAAAGCTCACTCGCAGCTAAATTAGTACCACTCAAAACACCGCATTCCTCTCTCTGTTTTTCTCATTCTCCAAAAACAATGGCTGACAATG ATTCTCTTGCCCAGTTCTTGGCCTCTGCTGTTGATGCTGCCAAGAAAGCTGGACAG CTAATTCGAAAGGGGTTCTACGAGATCAAACATGTGGAGCATAAAGGCCag GTGGATTTGGTCACAGAAACTGATAAGGCATGTGAAGATCTCATATTTACCCATCTCAAGCAGCTTTATCCAACACATAAG TTCATTGGTGAAGAAACTACTGCTGCTTGTGGTGTAACGGAGCTGACTGATGACCCAACATGGATAGTGGATCCCCTGGATGGCACTACTAACTTTGTCCATGG GTTCCCTTTTGTCTGTGTCTCGATTGGTCTTACTATTGGAAAGATTCCAACAATTGGTGTTGTTTATAATCCAATCATTGATGAG CTTTTTACTGGTATCCATGGAGGAGGTGCATTTCTCAATGAGAAACCTATCAAAG CTTCGTCTCAAAGTGAACTTGTGAAGTCTCTCCTTGCAACTGAG GCTGGAACAAAACGTGATAGTTTAACTGTCGATGCTACTACGGGGAGACTAAATAGCTTACTTTACaag GTGAGATCGCTCCGAATGACTGGCTCCTGTGCACTGAACCTCTGTGGAATTGCATGTGGGAGGCTTGATCTTTTTTATGAACTCGGCTTTGGGGGTCCTTG GGATGTGGCAGGTGGTGCTGTGATTGTTACGGAAGCTGGAGGATCTGTGTTTGATCC ATCTGGTAAGGACTTTGACATCACATCGCAAAGAGTAGCAGCATCAAATCCTCTGCTTAAGGATGCCTTTGTTAAGGCCTTGCAGGAATGA
- the LOC126785740 gene encoding putative MO25-like protein At5g47540: MKGLFKSKPRTPVDIVRQTRDLLIYAQRTAPDSRESKREEKMAELSKNIRELKCILYGNSESEPVSEACAQLTQEFFRENTLRLLIMCLPKLNLEARKDATQVVANLQRQQVHSKLIASDYLEANIDLMDVLIQGYGNTDMALHYGAMLRECIRHQSVARYVLESQHMKKFFDYIQLPNFDIAADAAATFKELMTRHKSTVADFLSKNYDWFFAEYNSKLLESSNYITRRQAVKLLGDILLDRSNSAVMTRYVSSRDNLRILMNLLRESSKSIQIEAFHVFKLFAANQNKPADIVGILVANRSKLLRLFADFKIDKEDEQFEADKAQVVREIAALEPKELS; encoded by the exons ATGAAGGGTCTCTTCAAGTCTAAGCCCCGCACGCCGGTCGACATCGTCCGCCAAACCCGCGATCTCCTCATCTATGCCCAGCGCACCGCCCCCGATTCTCGGGAGAGCAAGCGCGAGGAAAAG ATGGCGGAGCTTTCGAAAAACATAAGGGAGTTGAAGTGCATTTTGTACGGCAATAGTGAGTCGGAGCCTGTTTCGGAAGCTTGTGCTCAATTGACACAGGAGTTCTTCAGGGAGAACACGCTGCGGCTTCTGATCATGTGTCTTCCCAAATTGAACTTGGAG GCGAGGAAAGATGCCACTCAGGTTGTTGCCAATCTACAGAGGCAACAGGTTCACTCCAAGTTGATCGCATCCGATTACTTGGAAGCTAATATTGATTTAATGGAtgttttgatccaagg GTATGGAAACACAGACATGGCTTTACATTATGGTGCGATGTTGAGAGAGTGCATACGCCACCAAAGTGTTGCAAG ATATGTTTTGGAATCTCAACACATGAAGAAGTTCTTTGACTACATACAGCTTCCAAATTTCGATATTGCTGCAGATGCTGCTGCAACTTTTAAG GAACTCATGACAAGGCATAAATCTACTGTAGCAGATTTTTTATCCAAGAATTATGACTGG TTCTTTGCGGAATATAACTCAAAGCTGCTGGAATCCTCAAATTACATTACCCGACGACAAGCTGTCAAG CTGTTAGGAGATATTTTGCTAGATAGGTCAAATTCAGCTGTAATGACTCGTTATGTGAGCTCAAGAGACAATTTGAGGATCCTGATGAATCTTCTCAGG GAGTCAAGCAAGAGCATCCAGATCGAAGCATTTCATGTTTTCAAG CTATTTGCTGCTAACCAAAATAAACCTGCCGACATTGTGGGCATACTTGTCGCAAATAGAAGCAAACTTCTACGGCTGTTTGCTGATTTTAAAATTGATAAAG AGGATGAACAATTTGAGGCAGACAAAGCTCAAGTAGTAAGAGAGATTGCTGCCTTGGAACCAAAAGAACTGTCATGA
- the LOC126787918 gene encoding cysteine proteinase inhibitor 1-like: MRPFCLLAILAVLLPLAAAARGGLAGGWSPIKDTNDIHVKEIAEFAISEYNKQSGKKLELQSVLKGETQVVAGQNYRLVLAVKDKSAAAKYQGVVYERAWEHTRKLLSFDQVKN, encoded by the coding sequence ATGCGTCCATTCTGCCTCCTCGCAATCCTCGCCGTCCTCCTTCCTCTGGCCGCCGCTGCACGCGGTGGTCTTGCCGGCGGGTGGAGCCCGATCAAAGACACCAACGACATCCACGTGAAGGAGATTGCCGAGTTCGCGATTTCGGAGTACAACAAGCAATCCGGGAAGAAGCTGGAGTTACAGAGCGTGTTGAAGGGCGAGACCCAGGTCGTCGCCGGCCAGAACTACCGGCTCGTCCTCGCTGTCAAGGATAAGTCGGCGGCGGCCAAGTACCAGGGCGTTGTTTATGAGCGTGCTTGGGAGCATACCAGAAAATTGCTCTCCTTCGATCAAGTCAAGAATTAA